One genomic segment of Myxococcales bacterium includes these proteins:
- a CDS encoding ABC transporter substrate-binding protein, with protein MIVKVRDDRGRELLFGATPQRVVSLVPSDTLSVYELGCGSVLVGRTDYCELPESVKTLPSVGGTKDARFEAVMDLAPDLVIANQEENTRALLEQVAQAGVRVFVAFPKRAADALAHLARLARIFRVERDVAVRELVRRGYQALRASEAERATKRPLRVFCPIWMDPLMTVHSSTYISDVLAVSGGANVFADRERRYPLAADLGRARPVPEEDLAGRDVRYPRVTLDEVVERNPELVLLPSEPHPFTDIDAEVFRRLPIDAASRGAIVLTDGKDLSWYGSRTVDALPRVRALIDAHRLYS; from the coding sequence GTGATCGTCAAGGTGCGCGACGATCGGGGCCGCGAGCTCCTCTTTGGGGCGACTCCGCAGCGCGTTGTCTCCCTCGTGCCGAGCGACACGCTGTCGGTCTACGAACTCGGCTGCGGCTCGGTGCTCGTGGGGCGGACTGACTACTGCGAGCTGCCGGAGAGTGTGAAGACCCTGCCCAGCGTCGGCGGAACCAAGGACGCGCGCTTCGAGGCCGTCATGGATCTCGCGCCCGATCTCGTCATCGCGAACCAGGAGGAGAACACCCGCGCCCTCCTCGAACAGGTGGCCCAGGCCGGCGTCCGCGTGTTCGTCGCGTTCCCGAAGCGCGCCGCCGATGCCCTCGCGCACCTCGCTCGCCTTGCGCGGATCTTCCGCGTCGAGCGCGACGTGGCCGTTCGCGAGCTCGTTCGTCGCGGTTATCAGGCGCTCCGCGCTTCCGAAGCGGAGCGCGCGACGAAGCGGCCGCTCCGAGTGTTCTGTCCCATCTGGATGGATCCGCTGATGACCGTACACAGCTCGACATACATCAGCGATGTGCTCGCGGTGTCCGGCGGCGCGAATGTCTTCGCCGACCGCGAGCGACGCTACCCGCTCGCGGCCGATCTCGGCCGCGCGAGGCCCGTTCCCGAGGAGGACCTCGCGGGCCGCGACGTGCGCTACCCCCGCGTGACGCTCGACGAGGTCGTGGAGCGCAACCCCGAGCTCGTGCTGCTCCCCAGCGAGCCTCACCCGTTCACCGACATCGACGCGGAGGTGTTTCGTCGCCTTCCCATCGACGCCGCGTCTCGCGGCGCCATCGTGCTGACGGATGGCAAGGATCTCTCCTGGTACGGCTCGCGGACCGTCGATGCGCTGCCGCGCGTCCGCGCGCTCATCGATGCCCACCGGCTCTACAGCTGA
- a CDS encoding class I SAM-dependent methyltransferase, protein MRAGHLSLTALLVAAARAHPDVDGEALSLLPAWVAVLTRLAGGALASPLALGFGAHIRLRTRAIDDVVRRLDAGTTQLVILGAGLDSRALRMPEVARLRVFEVDHPAMQRYKKARLARRYGMARELGFVPVDFERDELGAALEQAGHRADEPTCFVWEGVTMYLGAAARDKTLDAIAARAAPGSVVAATYVTPDLTRLGRLAGSAAHFVFRGIGEPLLGPVTTADLASSFSSRGFQFVSDEGANRWAERFEPRARHLLVLHERLMVTERV, encoded by the coding sequence GTGCGCGCGGGACATCTCAGCCTCACAGCCTTGTTGGTCGCGGCGGCACGCGCGCATCCGGACGTCGATGGCGAGGCCCTGTCGCTGCTGCCGGCATGGGTTGCTGTGCTCACGCGACTCGCGGGCGGTGCGCTCGCGAGCCCCCTTGCGCTGGGCTTCGGGGCTCACATCCGGCTTCGAACACGCGCCATCGACGACGTGGTGCGCCGCCTGGACGCTGGAACAACGCAGCTTGTGATCTTGGGAGCCGGTCTTGATTCGCGCGCCCTCCGCATGCCCGAGGTGGCGCGGCTTAGGGTCTTCGAGGTCGATCACCCGGCGATGCAGCGTTACAAGAAGGCCCGGCTCGCACGGCGTTATGGGATGGCGAGAGAGCTCGGTTTCGTTCCCGTGGACTTCGAGCGGGATGAGCTCGGCGCGGCCCTCGAGCAGGCCGGCCATCGCGCCGATGAGCCCACGTGTTTCGTCTGGGAAGGCGTGACCATGTACCTTGGAGCAGCCGCGCGGGACAAGACCCTCGACGCCATCGCCGCTCGGGCTGCGCCCGGAAGCGTCGTCGCCGCAACCTACGTCACGCCCGACCTCACGCGACTGGGGCGCCTCGCCGGCAGCGCGGCCCACTTCGTCTTTCGCGGCATCGGCGAGCCGCTCCTGGGGCCCGTGACCACGGCCGACCTCGCGTCGTCGTTCTCAAGCCGCGGCTTTCAATTCGTGTCCGACGAAGGGGCGAACCGGTGGGCCGAGCGCTTCGAGCCGCGCGCGAGGCACCTTCTGGTGCTGCACGAGCGACTCATGGTGACCGAGCGCGTGTAG
- a CDS encoding serine/threonine protein kinase, translated as MSGQHRASPVGDTSEEGRAFLQARVALFWKVLFFITLLSCGLGAVGAVAKPGVDFVVVVALTAQAGIFWWLCRRGERSIQFSRAMEAGGLLFNLVGGAFLGRYFFAAFARDHSLATAEGALMGDAYVSMLQQGGTAMMVSIRAALIPSSPRRTVVVTALVGAPMLVANAVVVPTASGGLAWRPLESGAYPWMPVGAVMMWGFAIITATVISWVIYGLRAEVREARRLGQYVLERKIGEGGMGEVYRARHGMMRRPSALKLLRSDRAGDLRRFEREVQLTARLTHPSTITIFDYGRTHDGVFYYAMELLDGANLQRVVAVDGAQPASRVVRILVMACGALTEAHEIGLIHRDIKPANIMLCTQGGERDVVKLLDFGLVKELDVDGEVALTGASTLTGTPLYMAPEAILKADSVDARTDLYALGAVAYYLLAGSEVFGGKSIVDVCGKHLYQSPDSFSARGVTVSAELEAVVLSCLEKDPDRRPQSAAELRRRLEACAIEPWDSERARAWWLKHQRELDDDGGERLEDPKTIAVDGRRVSAP; from the coding sequence ATGTCTGGGCAGCACCGCGCGTCACCGGTCGGCGATACCAGCGAGGAGGGGCGCGCCTTCCTTCAGGCGAGGGTCGCGCTCTTCTGGAAGGTGCTCTTCTTCATCACGCTGCTCAGCTGCGGTCTCGGCGCGGTGGGGGCCGTCGCGAAGCCAGGCGTCGACTTCGTCGTCGTCGTGGCTCTGACGGCTCAAGCCGGCATCTTCTGGTGGCTGTGCCGACGCGGGGAGCGATCGATTCAGTTCTCTCGGGCGATGGAGGCTGGCGGCCTCTTGTTCAATTTGGTCGGGGGCGCCTTCCTCGGGCGCTACTTCTTCGCGGCGTTCGCCCGCGACCACTCCCTCGCGACCGCCGAGGGAGCCTTGATGGGCGACGCCTACGTGTCGATGCTTCAACAGGGCGGGACCGCGATGATGGTCTCGATTCGAGCGGCGCTGATTCCCTCTTCGCCCCGTCGCACCGTCGTGGTCACGGCGCTCGTCGGCGCGCCTATGCTCGTGGCGAACGCGGTCGTGGTGCCTACGGCCAGCGGTGGGCTCGCTTGGCGCCCGCTCGAATCGGGCGCGTACCCTTGGATGCCCGTCGGCGCCGTCATGATGTGGGGTTTCGCCATCATCACGGCCACGGTCATCTCTTGGGTGATCTACGGCCTAAGGGCTGAGGTCCGCGAGGCCCGCCGTCTCGGCCAATACGTGCTCGAACGGAAGATCGGCGAAGGCGGAATGGGGGAAGTCTATCGGGCCCGTCACGGCATGATGCGGAGGCCGTCGGCGCTCAAGCTGCTGCGCAGCGATCGGGCCGGCGACCTCCGTCGCTTCGAGAGAGAAGTTCAGCTCACCGCGCGCCTGACGCATCCGAGCACGATCACCATCTTCGACTACGGACGGACGCACGACGGCGTCTTCTACTACGCGATGGAGCTCCTCGACGGTGCCAACCTCCAGCGAGTCGTCGCCGTTGACGGAGCGCAGCCAGCAAGCAGGGTCGTGCGGATCCTGGTCATGGCGTGCGGTGCGCTGACGGAGGCTCACGAAATTGGCTTGATCCATCGCGACATCAAGCCCGCCAACATCATGCTCTGCACGCAAGGGGGTGAGCGCGATGTCGTGAAGCTGCTCGACTTCGGGCTCGTCAAGGAGCTCGACGTCGATGGAGAGGTCGCGTTGACCGGCGCCAGCACCTTGACCGGGACGCCCCTCTACATGGCGCCCGAGGCCATCCTCAAGGCAGACTCCGTCGACGCCCGTACGGACCTCTACGCTCTCGGCGCCGTCGCCTACTACCTGCTGGCGGGGAGCGAGGTCTTTGGCGGCAAGTCCATCGTCGACGTTTGCGGGAAGCACCTCTACCAAAGCCCCGACTCGTTCTCGGCGCGAGGGGTAACGGTCTCGGCCGAGCTCGAGGCGGTCGTGCTCTCGTGTCTGGAGAAGGACCCGGACCGTCGGCCGCAGAGCGCGGCCGAGCTCCGGCGTCGGCTCGAGGCGTGCGCGATCGAACCCTGGGACAGCGAGAGGGCGCGTGCTTGGTGGCTCAAGCATCAACGCGAGCTCGACGATGACGGCGGTGAGAGGCTAGAGGACCCCAAAACGATCGCGGTCGACGGCCGCCGGGTCAGCGCACCTTGA